A window of the Acidovorax sp. YS12 genome harbors these coding sequences:
- a CDS encoding LysE family translocator: MPTAEFTALLLLATAMSFSPGPNTTLSTALAANHGLRHALRFVLSVPVGWSALLLLCAGGVGALVVAAPALRWAIKGAGIAYLLWLAVKLSGSHRLAEADAHRMHVGFWQGAALQFVNIKAWLLALTIVAGWVIGRADSLERLAVVLPVMAFFALASNLLYAATGALLRHWLARGQRLLWFNRAMALVLVLTAAWMVTA, encoded by the coding sequence ATGCCCACTGCCGAATTCACCGCCCTGCTGCTCCTGGCCACCGCCATGAGCTTCAGCCCCGGGCCGAACACCACGCTGTCCACGGCCCTGGCGGCCAACCACGGGCTGCGCCATGCGCTGCGCTTCGTGCTCTCGGTGCCGGTGGGCTGGAGCGCCTTGCTGCTGCTGTGCGCGGGCGGCGTGGGCGCGCTGGTGGTGGCCGCGCCCGCGCTGCGCTGGGCCATCAAGGGCGCGGGCATCGCCTACCTGCTGTGGCTGGCCGTGAAGCTCAGCGGCAGCCACCGCCTGGCCGAGGCCGACGCGCACCGCATGCACGTGGGCTTCTGGCAGGGCGCGGCGCTGCAGTTCGTCAACATCAAGGCCTGGCTGCTGGCGCTGACCATCGTGGCCGGCTGGGTCATCGGCCGCGCCGACAGCCTGGAGCGCCTGGCCGTGGTGCTGCCGGTGATGGCGTTCTTCGCCCTCGCCAGCAACCTGCTGTACGCCGCCACGGGGGCGCTGCTGCGCCACTGGCTGGCGCGCGGGCAGCGCCTGCTGTGGTTCAACCGCGCCATGGCGCTGGTGCTGGTGCTCACTGCGGCCTGGATGGTGACAGCATGA